The sequence below is a genomic window from Canis aureus isolate CA01 chromosome 35, VMU_Caureus_v.1.0, whole genome shotgun sequence.
ACCGCGGTGGGCATAGCTGTTGGGGTCTTCCCTCCAGCCACGCTGGCTGTCTTCAAGGTCTTTGCTAAGGCTGTGGTCCTAAATAAGGTGATGTTTGCCTCTTGGCTGCTGTTGGCCCTGGTCAGCTGGACAGAAGGAGCGGGGCTCCTGGTGATGGGGACAGACTCATTGGTTGTGCCATCCGCGGTAGAAGGCTGTGAGGGGGTGGTGCTCTTGCTAGTGGCGATGTGGCTGTAGCTGTGGGCCATAGTTGAGAGCCCAGCAGGTGAAGTCGCTTTCCCCACTGTTAACCCAGCCTCTGTGGAGACTGTCACCGCTCCCAAGACCTTGGTGTGGCTTGTCGTCTCAATAGAGAGGACTGAAGCTTCTTCCAAGGGGTTCATGCTGACTGAGACCAAAGTTGTGCTGGGGGTGGTGGTCGTAGCTGCTGTTGCTTCTCCTTCTGTAGGGCTATTGGCAGTTAGTGGGGTCTCAACTGTGGTATCAGGTGTGGCTGCCTCTGTGGCACTGGCTGCTGACAAGGTCTCCGCGGATGGTGTGGTCTCGGTGACGTGTGATTCTGCTTCAGTGGAATTGAGCAAAGCTGACACCACAGGGGGAGATAGGACCTCTCCCCCTGTGGGGTTGAGATCCATGTCCAAGGTCCCAAGGGTGGTGGCAGTTGTTTCTATTTCTAGAATGCTGCAGTTGGCAACCTCAATGTCAGTGATGCTGTAGGCAAACAAACCCTTAGCCGGAGTGCTCTTGTCAGGTGCGAGGGCCCGTGGGGCGGTGATGGCCAGAACTGAGCTGTCGGAGAAGGCGCTGCTCTTTAAGGCCAGGCCTTCAGCTTCCACAGAAGTGTGAGCCAATGTCAAGACGTCAATTGTGATCCTCTTTGCCTCTTCC
It includes:
- the MUC20 gene encoding mucin-20 isoform X1; protein product: MRFPCGLALHLLHLLLPRGPPGAPGGAAGPSTSRPGPVVTANHVEEPAMTPGVRTNSEGAFQTADLLETSVPSHMPLETQTLSPQTFDWTLILANTNSEAETRDTKTTFPAMEGRAFTKMTPSKFTVVITTPMEASATSGNPVGTGMTTVETVTGSDLAKSVFDALCTDDSSEEAKRITIDVLTLAHTSVEAEGLALKSSAFSDSSVLAITAPRALAPDKSTPAKGLFAYSITDIEVANCSILEIETTATTLGTLDMDLNPTGGEVLSPPVVSALLNSTEAESHVTETTPSAETLSAASATEAATPDTTVETPLTANSPTEGEATAATTTTPSTTLVSVSMNPLEEASVLSIETTSHTKVLGAVTVSTEAGLTVGKATSPAGLSTMAHSYSHIATSKSTTPSQPSTADGTTNESVPITRSPAPSVQLTRANSSQEANITLFRTTALAKTLKTASVAGGKTPTAMPTAVQTRWTTEATADGDGGFFLLRLSVASPEDLTDPRVAERLVQQLCRELHAHLPPARVSLLHVTRG
- the MUC20 gene encoding mucin-20 isoform X2, with the translated sequence MTPGVRTNSEGAFQTADLLETSVPSHMPLETQTLSPQTFDWTLILANTNSEAETRDTKTTFPAMEGRAFTKMTPSKFTVVITTPMEASATSGNPVGTGMTTVETVTGSDLAKSVFDALCTDDSSEEAKRITIDVLTLAHTSVEAEGLALKSSAFSDSSVLAITAPRALAPDKSTPAKGLFAYSITDIEVANCSILEIETTATTLGTLDMDLNPTGGEVLSPPVVSALLNSTEAESHVTETTPSAETLSAASATEAATPDTTVETPLTANSPTEGEATAATTTTPSTTLVSVSMNPLEEASVLSIETTSHTKVLGAVTVSTEAGLTVGKATSPAGLSTMAHSYSHIATSKSTTPSQPSTADGTTNESVPITRSPAPSVQLTRANSSQEANITLFRTTALAKTLKTASVAGGKTPTAMPTAVQTRWTTEATADGDGGFFLLRLSVASPEDLTDPRVAERLVQQLCRELHAHLPPARVSLLHVTRG